Below is a genomic region from Halogeometricum sp. S1BR25-6.
TCGTCGACCAGCGCGTGGTGGTCGGAGGTGTGGCCGGGGACGTGGACCGCCGTGAACGGTCCGATTTCGGTCCCGTCGCCGTACCGCTCGTCCGGTCGGAACTCCTCGCAGCGCGTCTGCTGCGGTACCCACGTCTCCGCGCCGTACCGCTCGGCCAGCGACGCGAACCCGCCCATGTGGTCGCCGTCCCCGTGCGTGAGGACGAGTCGTTCCGGTTCCGCGCCCACCTCCTCGACCCGTTCGGCGACGGTGTCGGTGGTGTCCTCGAACCCCGCGTCCACGAGCGTCGGCGTCTCCCGGTCGAAGAGGAACACGCGGTAGCGGCCGCCGTTTCGCTCCGCGACGGTCAGGTCGTACACGTCGTCCGCGACTTCCGTGATCATGTCAGTCGAACGTCCCGCGAGTGGGAAAGGA
It encodes:
- a CDS encoding MBL fold metallo-hydrolase, producing the protein MITEVADDVYDLTVAERNGGRYRVFLFDRETPTLVDAGFEDTTDTVAERVEEVGAEPERLVLTHGDGDHMGGFASLAERYGAETWVPQQTRCEEFRPDERYGDGTEIGPFTAVHVPGHTSDHHALVDESRSLAVLGDAVFGSDVRGIPAGHFVLPPAVFTEDLASAEENLERLAAYEFDVGLLFHGSNVTEDASGKLTSFVDFAGKP